The Desulfobacterales bacterium sequence AGGTTTTTTTATTCAAAAATACTGGTATCACCCGCCCCCCTGCGAATCACCTCCGGATCGTCATCGATCAAAGAAATGACGCTGGATGGCAACCCCGGTGCGATATCACCATCGATGACCAAATCAATTCGATTTTTAAAAACATCATGAATCAGCGAGGCGTCATTTACAATGCTGCCGTCTGGCATCGTGGCGCTGGTGGTAATAATCGGATTGCCCAGCCCTTTAACCAGCTCGAGACATATTTTATGATCCGGCACCCGAATGCCGGCTGTTTTGCGTTTGGTCAGCATAATCTTGGGGACCAGCTTGGAGCCCTCAAGTATGAACGTATACGGGCCCGGTAGCAAGCGTCTCATGGTCTTGTAGGCATAGTTGGATACTTTGGCATAATGGCTGATGTTTTTAAGATCCGAGCAAATAAAACTAAACGGCTTATTTTTATCTCTTTGTTTCAGCTGATAGATTCTTTCGATGGCCTTTTTGTTGAGGATGTCACAGCCAATGCCGTAAATGGTGTCGGTTGGATATACGACAATACCGCCTTTTGTTAATATGTCGACCGCCTTTTCTACGAGTCGACTTTGGGGATTGAGGGGATTGATTTTAATTAGCATGTATTTTCGGCTTGGTCTGTCTTTAGTTGTATTCGTTTTTGTAAAGCTATCTTAAGAATCAGGTGGTCACGTAATCAGGTTGTTCCCGCCAAAGGTGGGATTGAGGCGGTTGGGTCGGTAGTAAATGCGTATGTCACTTATCTTTTTAAGCGGCCAACGGGCTAACCGATAACGGGCTCAACCTATTTATTTTGAATGCATACAGGAGATTGCTTTTATTATGCCATAGGGTGGATTGTCAAGGCAGCAAATAAAAGGATTGCTAAAGCCGATGGGTTTTGCTATTCGGATGCCTTAATTAAATATAACGGAGGAAACGCATGCCCAAAATACCGCCAGAAGAGGCCTATTCCTTTGATGACGTTTTGCTTATTCCAAATTATTCCGACGTGTTACCCAAGGATGTCAATGTCAGCACACGCCTGACGCGAAACATTAATCTCAATATGCCCATTGTCAGTGCGGCCATGGACACTGTAACCGAAGCGGATACAGCCATTAGCATCGCCCGTGAAGGCGGCATGGGTTTCATTCACCGCAATATGAGCCTCCAGAGTCAGGCCATGGAGGTTGATAAAGTCAAAAAATCTGAAAGTGGGATGATTGTCGATCCCGTCACCATCAATCCCGAACAAAAAGTCGGGGAAGTGCTCAATTTGATGGAAACCTATCGTATCTCTGGGGTTCCGGTGACCAAGGGCGACCAGTTGATGGGGATTGTAACCAACCGGGATCTGCGGTTTGAGACCGATCTTGAAAAGCAAGTGTCTGATGTGATGACCAAAGATGACCTGGTCACCGTTTCAGAAGGCATTGGCCTGGAGGAATCCAAAAAGCTGCTGCACCAGCATCGTATCGAAAAGCTGCTGGTTGTTGACGCCAATGGGCGCTTGACCGGCCTGATCACCACTAAGGATATCGAAAAATTAAAAAAATATCCCAATGCCTGCAAGGACAGAATGGGTCGACTGCGTGTCGGCGCTGCGGTGGGGGTGGGGCCGGACATGCAAGAGCGCACAGCTGCTCTTCTGGATGCCGGCGCTGATGTGATCCTCATAGACACGTCGCACGGACATACTGAAAATGTGCTGGGCGCCGTTAAAACAATCAAAAGCAACCATCCAGACATCGAACTGATTGCCGGAAATGTGGGTACGGGCAAAGGCGCAGAGGATTTGATCAAAGCAGGGGTAGATGGTGTCAAGATCGGTATCGGCCCGGGTTCGATCTGCACAACACGAATCGTGGCCGGTATCGGTGTGCCCCAATTCACCGCCATTCAGAATTGTCGGGCCATAGGCGCCAAAAGCGGCGTGCCCTTGATTGCTGATGGCGGTATCCGTTTTTCCGGTGATATTACCAAGGCAATTGGCGCTGGTGCGCATGCGATAATGATCGGTGGCCTTTTTGCCGGTACGGAGGAAACCCCAGGGGAGCAAATCTTTTTTCAGGGGCGCAGCTATAAAGTCTACCGCGGCATGGGCTCCATTGAAGCCATGAAAAAAGGGAGCAAGGATCGCTATTACCAATCTGAAAAAGAGGAAGATGATAAGCTGGTCCCGGAAGGTATTGTCGGCCGCGTACCGTATCGGGGGTCACTGTCGGCCACCATTTTTCAACTGGTGGGTGGATTAAAGGCGGGCATGGGCTATGTTGGCTGCCGTACGCTTGATGAGCTGCGCGAAAAAGCCCGGTTTGTCAAAGTCAGCGCAGCGGGAATGCGTGAAAGTCATGTTCACGATGTGATCATAACCAAGGAGGCGCCCAACTACTCGCTAGATTAGAACCTTGATGCCGGACCTGCAATGGCATCCTAAATTTGATTCGGTCATGTCATTTTTTCCTGGCGATATGAATTTTAAGGTGCCGGTGCCCCGATATTTGGGATGCAACTGACTTTCTATACGAGCTCGAAAACAGGAGTGCCGGTTATCCCAAATATCGGGGCATTGTAATATTTTGGGGTACATCTTCTGCATATCGCCTTCAAAAAATAACATGACCTTTCAGTAACTTATGCGCATTACCATCTGATAGCAATTCATTTCGATTCAGACAGAGAAAGAGCTGAATTTGAACTAAATAGAGCGTCGCAAAAAAATTTCAACTGTGATATATATAAGAACGTCTTGCCCATTCGCCCTCACAATATTTTGATCTATGTTGAGCTTGAGTTTTCAATCCACAATCAATCTTGAAACGAGACCTTCATGACTGAGACCATACCCGATTTTGTTCATCTGCATGTCCATACCCAGTACAGCCTGTTGGACGGTGCCATTCGTATTGATGACCTTTTGCGGCGTGCGGCCGAATTTGAGATGCAAGCGGTCAGTGTCACCGATCATGGCACCATGTTCGGTGCCGTTGAATTTTTTCAAAAGGCCAGCGCGGCAGGCATAAAGCCGATTATCGGCTGTGAGATCTATGTGGCTCCCAGAACGCGTTTTGATAAAACACCGCTGGACAACAAAGATTTGTCACATCTAATTTTATTGGCCAAGGATGAAGAGGGCTATCGCAA is a genomic window containing:
- a CDS encoding L-threonylcarbamoyladenylate synthase; the encoded protein is MLIKINPLNPQSRLVEKAVDILTKGGIVVYPTDTIYGIGCDILNKKAIERIYQLKQRDKNKPFSFICSDLKNISHYAKVSNYAYKTMRRLLPGPYTFILEGSKLVPKIMLTKRKTAGIRVPDHKICLELVKGLGNPIITTSATMPDGSIVNDASLIHDVFKNRIDLVIDGDIAPGLPSSVISLIDDDPEVIRRGAGDTSIFE
- the guaB gene encoding IMP dehydrogenase encodes the protein MPKIPPEEAYSFDDVLLIPNYSDVLPKDVNVSTRLTRNINLNMPIVSAAMDTVTEADTAISIAREGGMGFIHRNMSLQSQAMEVDKVKKSESGMIVDPVTINPEQKVGEVLNLMETYRISGVPVTKGDQLMGIVTNRDLRFETDLEKQVSDVMTKDDLVTVSEGIGLEESKKLLHQHRIEKLLVVDANGRLTGLITTKDIEKLKKYPNACKDRMGRLRVGAAVGVGPDMQERTAALLDAGADVILIDTSHGHTENVLGAVKTIKSNHPDIELIAGNVGTGKGAEDLIKAGVDGVKIGIGPGSICTTRIVAGIGVPQFTAIQNCRAIGAKSGVPLIADGGIRFSGDITKAIGAGAHAIMIGGLFAGTEETPGEQIFFQGRSYKVYRGMGSIEAMKKGSKDRYYQSEKEEDDKLVPEGIVGRVPYRGSLSATIFQLVGGLKAGMGYVGCRTLDELREKARFVKVSAAGMRESHVHDVIITKEAPNYSLD